One segment of Allorhodopirellula heiligendammensis DNA contains the following:
- a CDS encoding polysaccharide biosynthesis tyrosine autokinase — protein sequence MSHNHNNLGGHASVPGTQGRTLPAPSGDAAAKAFDPWILWVTFRRCWPWAIPLGAALAGIAAFVVIRGFVPRYQASYLLEANEDFVVFKGVMPVMENMARTEKNLFTNPIVLDPVLADPSLRTAPSLSNPETAEANLRKNLSIGSGGTDSRLVVSYTDTDREAAAQVCNAIVESYLRQRDSFDNTRVNNLERWLDPEIQRWEQEVDERRKRVQLLKQKSFGYAPGQSIGRSDSEAHATRMSELRSQVGDLKIKLALFDVMAAELPALEVGGSKVPDPAPAAAVEIQKATVSEREIENAIDGDAKVKAARAVVDRYNAVVLDLEIQDMVRISKDYYLDMKQNLEDAKDTLKQERDSARTRVTKELERIVDEDYRQRKAVAERTLEWQQEQQKRQLALTEQERKLEETKNREAQLKERERSRKEMVAELNVVQSEYDEERERLEQYGGMTAELEFAEDEQAVASDVLTKLRGRVAAIRTERRQDGAVRTLAAATPPRAPVEAVPYKKLALASAGAFVIPFLIGLLWEFKVQRLTDAETHDKTGLLAPVLGEVSRLPAGSGSQKARRVFEESIDSLRSNLFLSVDTRHIRSIAVVSSMSGEGKSSVASQLALSMAKSTGETVLLVDGDLRRPDQHEIFGIEMGPGFTGVLAGKSTLDGAVNSSLGRLIHILPAGQLSASPHRLVSPTSIKSFVDDALLTYRYVVIDTAPVLAAGESLAIASAVDATLICVMRDVSLKENVLRTTRRLQAAGASVAGTVFSGVSARQYGYRYGNYHYALPDTMAT from the coding sequence ATGTCTCATAATCATAACAATTTGGGTGGCCATGCCAGCGTCCCAGGCACACAGGGCAGAACGTTGCCAGCACCTTCCGGAGACGCTGCGGCAAAAGCGTTTGATCCTTGGATATTATGGGTAACATTTCGTCGTTGTTGGCCGTGGGCGATTCCCTTGGGAGCGGCCCTTGCTGGCATTGCTGCGTTCGTCGTCATCCGAGGTTTCGTTCCCCGTTACCAAGCATCTTATCTTCTCGAAGCCAACGAAGACTTCGTGGTTTTCAAAGGCGTGATGCCCGTGATGGAGAATATGGCTCGTACGGAAAAGAATCTGTTTACCAATCCAATCGTGCTTGACCCGGTATTGGCAGACCCCAGCCTGCGGACTGCTCCCAGTCTATCCAACCCCGAAACTGCCGAAGCGAACTTACGCAAGAACCTGTCCATTGGCAGTGGCGGAACGGATTCGCGACTGGTTGTCAGTTATACCGACACTGATCGCGAGGCGGCGGCACAGGTCTGCAATGCGATCGTCGAATCTTACCTGCGGCAGCGAGATTCATTCGACAATACGCGTGTGAATAATCTCGAACGCTGGCTCGATCCCGAGATTCAGCGTTGGGAGCAAGAAGTTGATGAGCGGCGTAAGCGTGTGCAGTTGCTCAAACAAAAATCGTTTGGTTACGCTCCAGGGCAATCGATCGGTCGAAGTGACTCCGAAGCGCACGCGACCCGCATGTCGGAACTTCGGTCACAGGTGGGGGACCTGAAAATTAAACTGGCTTTGTTCGACGTGATGGCAGCTGAGTTGCCCGCATTAGAAGTCGGCGGTTCAAAAGTGCCTGACCCCGCGCCAGCTGCCGCGGTAGAGATCCAGAAGGCAACCGTCAGTGAGCGAGAAATCGAAAACGCGATCGACGGTGACGCCAAGGTAAAGGCGGCCAGAGCGGTGGTGGATCGATACAACGCTGTTGTGCTGGATCTCGAAATTCAGGACATGGTTCGGATCAGTAAAGATTACTATCTCGACATGAAGCAGAACCTGGAGGATGCGAAAGACACGTTGAAACAGGAACGAGACTCCGCCCGCACCCGCGTTACCAAGGAGCTCGAACGGATCGTTGATGAGGATTATCGGCAACGCAAAGCGGTCGCGGAGCGCACCCTCGAGTGGCAGCAGGAACAGCAGAAGCGGCAGCTGGCTCTTACTGAGCAGGAGCGGAAACTTGAAGAAACAAAAAACCGAGAGGCCCAACTCAAGGAACGGGAACGTAGCCGCAAGGAGATGGTTGCGGAATTGAACGTTGTGCAGTCGGAATACGACGAAGAACGAGAGAGGCTGGAACAGTATGGAGGAATGACAGCCGAATTGGAATTCGCTGAAGATGAGCAGGCGGTTGCCTCGGATGTGTTGACGAAGCTACGTGGACGCGTCGCCGCCATTCGGACCGAACGGCGTCAAGACGGTGCCGTGCGCACGCTTGCCGCCGCAACGCCACCGAGGGCGCCCGTGGAAGCAGTGCCCTACAAGAAGCTAGCGTTGGCCTCCGCCGGTGCCTTTGTTATCCCGTTCCTGATTGGGTTGCTTTGGGAGTTCAAGGTACAGCGTCTTACCGACGCTGAGACGCACGACAAAACGGGGCTTTTGGCGCCTGTTTTGGGCGAGGTGTCTCGACTGCCCGCGGGCTCGGGTTCTCAAAAGGCACGAAGAGTTTTTGAAGAGAGTATCGACTCGCTCCGCTCGAACCTATTCTTGTCGGTCGATACCCGCCACATCCGCTCAATCGCGGTGGTCAGTAGCATGTCAGGCGAGGGCAAAAGCAGTGTCGCCTCCCAGTTGGCGCTCTCGATGGCAAAGTCCACCGGTGAAACAGTGCTGTTGGTCGACGGTGATTTGCGACGCCCAGATCAACATGAAATATTTGGGATCGAGATGGGGCCGGGTTTCACCGGAGTTTTGGCTGGGAAGTCGACCCTTGACGGGGCCGTTAATTCATCTCTCGGCCGTTTGATTCATATCTTGCCCGCTGGGCAGTTGTCGGCGAGTCCCCACCGCTTAGTTAGCCCCACGAGTATCAAGTCATTCGTTGATGATGCATTGTTGACATACCGTTACGTCGTGATCGACACCGCTCCGGTGCTGGCGGCTGGGGAATCACTCGCAATTGCTTCTGCCGTGGACGCGACGTTGATTTGTGTGATGCGAGATGTGAGCTTGAAAGAAAACGTCTTGCGCACCACACGTCGGCTGCAAGCAGCTGGCGCCTCGGTTGCAGGCACCGTTTTTTCAGGTGTCTCCGCTCGCCAATATGGATATCGTTACGGCAATTACCACTACGCGTTGCCGGACACGATGGCGACGTAG
- a CDS encoding exosortase/archaeosortase family protein, which yields MSSLGSTGWWLVRFVPLLLVIIYAFWPTLVWAESTWRSEPDYSHGYLVPLLAGLLLANRSETFPGVRRRPSYWGVSLIILAILMRFASRLLYMDFLDGYAILPLIAGIVWVMLGPAAMRWSLPAIGFLFFMIPLPYQAETLLSWKLQGVATGLSTAILRVLGQPAVSEAHVIWIADQRLMVEQACSGLRIFIGVAALACFWAASIQRSWWDRLVLLLSVVPLAIFVNAMRIVAVGLLYQWVGSEGKRALIHDWTGYCMIPAAFGLLWLLKCYWQAVYRPVEQATARDFVHGLS from the coding sequence ATGTCATCGCTCGGCAGTACGGGTTGGTGGTTGGTGCGTTTTGTGCCGCTCTTGCTGGTGATCATTTATGCATTTTGGCCCACACTCGTGTGGGCGGAGTCGACCTGGCGTAGTGAGCCGGACTATTCACATGGCTATTTAGTCCCACTCCTGGCTGGTTTGCTGCTGGCGAATCGCAGTGAAACCTTCCCAGGCGTTCGCCGGCGGCCGAGTTACTGGGGGGTGTCATTGATAATCTTGGCTATCTTAATGCGGTTTGCTAGTCGCTTGCTCTACATGGATTTCCTCGATGGCTACGCAATTTTGCCGCTGATCGCTGGCATCGTATGGGTGATGCTGGGGCCCGCGGCGATGCGGTGGAGTCTGCCCGCAATTGGGTTTCTGTTCTTCATGATCCCGTTGCCATATCAAGCCGAGACGTTGCTGAGTTGGAAACTACAAGGGGTCGCGACGGGATTGAGCACTGCGATTTTGCGGGTTCTTGGCCAGCCTGCGGTGTCTGAAGCACACGTGATCTGGATCGCCGACCAGCGATTGATGGTCGAGCAAGCCTGCTCGGGACTGCGGATTTTTATCGGCGTTGCTGCGTTAGCTTGTTTTTGGGCGGCAAGTATCCAGCGATCTTGGTGGGATCGCCTGGTGTTGCTGCTGTCGGTCGTACCGCTGGCGATTTTTGTCAACGCAATGCGGATTGTCGCCGTAGGATTGCTGTACCAGTGGGTGGGTAGTGAAGGGAAACGGGCTTTGATTCATGACTGGACAGGGTACTGCATGATTCCAGCGGCATTTGGACTGCTGTGGTTACTGAAGTGTTACTGGCAAGCGGTCTACCGACCGGTGGAGCAGGCGACGGCGAGAGATTTTGTACATGGACTGAGCTGA